The following are encoded together in the Novipirellula artificiosorum genome:
- a CDS encoding HEAT repeat domain-containing protein, producing MTSVRTRESMVMIAACLVAFWCSGTGRSWADDPAMVQWIAQLRSVELDQRRDAAYELAKLGHDALPALDALIERTTDRDDQVWMQSVMALARIGPDAAPAIDALIANFSSRDDQRRYRAAWAVAKMGSVAIPKLADATHAASVSQRATAYDALGWLPEQRGQVVPFVQRGLDDDADTVRHKAAHSLVRLGAAEELATALQHPDPVVRAIVARGLISIDPLPPDVRDRLGSYANDKSAEVRAAMVLALVKADLPLQERIDWIVDGVMDAELEVRNAAVLGLRKLGDDSVQAIDDLVDRLHSDDEVVRNAAAFALGALGPRAAPACPELILALNRQSAENEEISDAISRIGPAAVPALLSAVADPQLASDRTSAVLARIGPAAIEPLVDALASDSIRLRISAARGLAKMDQLPATAIDALAAGFRDSSDELRAVSAAAVGSAQAIPVNVLKSLRSLCGDPSSQVRAEAIYTVALHDPDKDAVLILLTKAIEDEAPRVRIGALRALASLGEVAADAVDEITSALGDSDAEVRRNAAATLGGLGQTGRAGVPRLVERMQDSDVTVRVAAIDAVGRIGVRSDEIAAALSSQLKDEDHAVSLAALNSLAAMGPLGAPSGDGVIELIDHARPEVRSAAITCLVRILPGASQTTERLIVVLQDDDHAVRRQAAQMLGEMGSRAVGAVPALYNMLGNEADSDVARGALRSIDAANADAVPALIKGLQSDDRNERYYAVFLLGKVGPDAVEALPLLKKLRDESDSNRYRDSYQRAIDRIEMK from the coding sequence ATGACGAGTGTCAGAACACGTGAATCGATGGTCATGATCGCCGCCTGCTTGGTCGCGTTTTGGTGTTCAGGTACAGGGCGTTCGTGGGCAGACGATCCCGCAATGGTGCAATGGATCGCACAGCTGCGTAGTGTGGAACTGGACCAACGGCGCGATGCTGCGTACGAGCTTGCGAAACTTGGCCACGACGCGCTTCCCGCTCTCGATGCCCTCATCGAACGCACGACGGATCGCGATGATCAGGTTTGGATGCAGTCGGTGATGGCGTTGGCAAGAATCGGCCCCGATGCAGCTCCGGCCATCGATGCATTGATTGCCAATTTCAGCAGCCGAGATGACCAGCGCCGCTATCGCGCGGCGTGGGCGGTGGCCAAAATGGGTTCCGTTGCGATCCCCAAGCTTGCCGACGCAACTCATGCAGCGTCCGTTTCTCAACGAGCTACCGCTTACGATGCGTTGGGTTGGTTGCCCGAGCAGCGCGGCCAAGTTGTTCCGTTCGTTCAGCGTGGCCTTGATGATGATGCGGACACCGTGCGACACAAGGCGGCACATTCTTTGGTGCGTCTAGGGGCTGCGGAGGAATTGGCAACGGCTTTGCAGCATCCCGATCCCGTCGTTCGCGCCATCGTCGCGCGGGGGTTGATCTCGATTGATCCACTTCCCCCCGACGTGCGTGATCGACTCGGTTCGTACGCCAACGATAAATCGGCTGAGGTTCGCGCGGCGATGGTTCTTGCGTTGGTGAAAGCGGATTTGCCACTCCAAGAGCGGATCGATTGGATCGTTGACGGCGTGATGGATGCGGAACTCGAAGTACGTAACGCCGCTGTGCTTGGGCTGAGAAAATTGGGTGACGATTCGGTTCAAGCGATCGACGATCTCGTTGACCGACTTCATTCGGATGATGAAGTCGTTCGTAATGCCGCGGCGTTTGCCCTCGGTGCATTGGGACCTCGGGCAGCGCCAGCGTGCCCGGAGCTGATCCTCGCTTTGAATCGACAATCAGCAGAGAACGAAGAGATCAGCGACGCCATCAGTCGGATTGGGCCTGCTGCCGTTCCCGCTCTGTTGAGTGCAGTGGCCGACCCGCAGCTTGCATCGGATCGAACTTCTGCGGTACTTGCCCGCATCGGTCCGGCGGCCATCGAACCGCTGGTCGATGCGCTTGCGAGTGACTCGATTCGCTTGCGAATCAGTGCTGCGAGAGGGTTGGCGAAGATGGACCAACTCCCCGCGACAGCGATCGATGCCCTGGCGGCGGGTTTTCGTGATTCCTCTGATGAACTGCGAGCCGTTTCCGCGGCAGCAGTGGGGAGTGCTCAAGCCATCCCCGTCAACGTGTTGAAGTCGCTGCGATCCCTCTGCGGCGATCCCAGCAGCCAAGTGCGTGCAGAAGCTATATATACGGTCGCTTTACATGATCCAGACAAAGACGCTGTCCTCATCCTGCTGACCAAGGCGATCGAGGACGAGGCACCACGCGTCCGCATCGGTGCACTCCGGGCACTGGCGTCTCTCGGAGAAGTCGCCGCTGACGCAGTCGACGAGATCACCTCCGCATTAGGCGATTCGGACGCCGAAGTTCGTCGAAATGCAGCGGCGACCCTCGGGGGTCTTGGTCAAACGGGGCGTGCGGGCGTACCACGACTTGTGGAGCGGATGCAAGACAGCGACGTGACGGTGCGTGTAGCAGCGATCGATGCCGTTGGTCGGATTGGGGTCCGGTCGGACGAAATCGCAGCGGCACTATCGAGTCAATTGAAGGATGAGGATCATGCCGTTTCGCTCGCTGCGTTGAATTCACTCGCCGCGATGGGGCCTCTTGGGGCGCCCAGTGGTGACGGGGTGATCGAATTGATCGACCATGCTCGACCAGAAGTGCGCTCCGCAGCCATCACCTGTTTGGTCCGCATCCTTCCCGGTGCATCGCAGACCACCGAGCGGTTGATTGTTGTCTTGCAGGATGACGATCATGCGGTTCGTCGACAAGCCGCCCAAATGCTCGGTGAAATGGGAAGTCGTGCGGTGGGAGCGGTTCCTGCGCTCTACAACATGCTCGGAAACGAAGCCGATTCCGATGTCGCGCGCGGTGCACTCCGTTCAATTGATGCGGCCAACGCCGATGCCGTACCCGCCTTAATCAAGGGGCTTCAAAGCGACGATCGCAACGAGCGATACTACGCTGTGTTCTTACTCGGCAAAGTCGGTCCCGACGCGGTGGAGGCGTTGCCGCTATTGAAGAAGCTGAGAGACGAATCGGACAGCAACCGGTATCGGGATTCTTACCAGCGAGCCATCGACCGAATTGAAATGAAGTAA
- a CDS encoding choice-of-anchor Q domain-containing protein — translation MKKSPPPPSPKRRRPRLARSVPFQRLEPRHMLAGDRLFEDALPFGATELISRPAEAEMLPPFVVTTTNDELDNHPLDDGGIDLSLREAIELANLNPGIDTIQFDPDLFGEGSLETQTIDLILGELSIRDDLKIEGPGARRLTIDAHGLARIFEINDFVVGTQLEVEINDMTLTRGLAGGIGTNANGGAIFSLENVTIRRSRVTGNVAASLGGGIYSSTLGSITIENCTIDNNLASTGGGMVVGGVATIHQSTISSNHAAAGAGGILHFTGTGTISNSTITGNTAVTDGGGIVSAEATTELVSAIVAGNSAGNDNDLHSLRGTFDGRHNLIGDPDSAGGLVHGTRNNLVGEASNGTRVPIDIATVLAPLSYQGGDAPTHRLVVGSAAVDAGTLVDTAGAATDQRGSGYFRDDGNGVDIGAYERQTANDLVAVVTTSSDEFDATPFSSNNLELSLREAVVGANAVAGQFVIRFANSVTDPMRLDRGEIVISDELIIEGNGTEQTIVDGNGLSRVFNLPDTNPFFKLANLSIEGGNADNGAAIFAVDAHLELSDVILHDNQASNRGGAIFQQLGSLTMSGTRIEGNVAGVSGAGVSCGDVDVTLVQSTVSNNTSGIRGGFQVTTSPGLVQFFAATTDGTSTVDGFMVDAGTLLVLGTQADETFDLGGPAELFRDSAGVTFDGDGGANTLRFRDAATPTDVTGAVFAASRFGTILLAAGGSQTLVIDSNAIDQLSPINRVVQVGGSINASMEFTDPADWQMGPPQIRNGVFLRTVVSQVDSTSRTIEAGLPNPWQNLVRKHDVNNDRQVTANDALQVINELKARDYSVANGLLTPPINVTPWPNQYFDVSGDNHVSALDALMVINLLAEPSLAGGGESEPIAAALWLEDAWAKNRYR, via the coding sequence ATGAAGAAATCTCCTCCACCGCCGTCGCCGAAACGGCGTCGTCCCAGGTTAGCACGGTCCGTCCCGTTTCAACGACTCGAGCCGCGCCACATGCTCGCGGGCGATCGGTTGTTCGAAGACGCCCTTCCGTTTGGTGCGACAGAATTGATTTCACGACCTGCTGAAGCTGAGATGCTGCCCCCATTTGTCGTGACCACCACCAACGATGAATTGGATAATCATCCATTGGACGATGGTGGGATCGATCTTAGCCTTCGCGAAGCCATCGAATTGGCGAACCTGAACCCAGGAATCGATACCATTCAATTCGATCCCGATCTATTTGGCGAAGGCAGCCTCGAGACGCAAACCATCGATCTGATTCTTGGCGAATTGTCGATCCGCGACGATCTGAAAATCGAGGGACCCGGTGCAAGGCGGTTGACGATCGATGCGCATGGTTTAGCACGCATTTTCGAGATCAACGATTTCGTTGTGGGCACGCAGTTGGAGGTCGAGATCAATGACATGACGCTGACGCGAGGATTGGCTGGCGGCATTGGTACCAATGCCAACGGCGGCGCGATCTTCTCGCTTGAAAACGTGACCATCCGGCGCAGCCGTGTGACAGGAAATGTCGCTGCATCCCTTGGTGGCGGAATCTATAGTAGCACACTCGGCTCGATCACCATCGAAAACTGCACGATTGATAACAACCTTGCAAGTACCGGCGGGGGGATGGTGGTCGGTGGCGTCGCGACGATTCACCAGAGCACCATTTCATCCAACCATGCTGCAGCTGGTGCCGGCGGAATCCTTCACTTCACGGGTACCGGGACGATCTCCAATAGCACCATCACAGGAAATACGGCCGTTACCGATGGAGGCGGTATCGTGAGTGCCGAGGCGACCACGGAATTAGTCAGCGCGATTGTCGCTGGAAATTCCGCCGGAAACGACAATGACCTGCACTCTCTCCGTGGCACGTTTGATGGCCGGCACAATCTAATCGGTGACCCCGATTCCGCGGGCGGCTTGGTGCATGGAACGAGAAACAATCTCGTTGGGGAAGCTTCGAATGGAACTCGTGTTCCAATTGACATCGCAACGGTGCTCGCACCCCTTTCCTATCAGGGGGGAGACGCACCGACGCATCGACTTGTTGTCGGTTCGGCCGCGGTGGACGCAGGTACGCTCGTTGACACCGCCGGCGCCGCAACCGATCAACGGGGCAGCGGGTATTTTCGTGACGATGGGAACGGAGTCGATATCGGCGCGTACGAGCGTCAAACCGCAAACGATTTGGTCGCAGTGGTCACCACCAGCAGCGATGAGTTCGATGCAACTCCGTTCAGCAGCAACAATTTAGAACTGAGTCTGCGCGAAGCGGTCGTTGGCGCCAACGCAGTGGCAGGCCAATTTGTCATTCGATTTGCAAACAGCGTGACCGATCCAATGCGACTCGACCGAGGAGAGATTGTCATTTCGGATGAGCTTATCATCGAAGGCAACGGAACCGAGCAGACCATCGTCGATGGAAACGGCCTTTCACGAGTCTTTAATCTACCCGATACGAACCCATTTTTTAAATTGGCGAACTTGTCGATAGAAGGAGGCAACGCTGATAACGGAGCAGCCATTTTCGCTGTGGATGCCCATCTCGAGCTTTCCGACGTGATTCTTCATGACAATCAGGCCAGCAATCGTGGAGGAGCCATTTTTCAGCAACTCGGCTCGTTGACGATGAGCGGAACTCGGATCGAAGGCAACGTGGCGGGCGTTTCTGGAGCAGGCGTGAGTTGTGGGGATGTTGATGTCACGCTCGTGCAGAGCACCGTTTCAAACAACACCAGTGGGATTCGAGGTGGATTTCAAGTCACCACCAGCCCCGGTCTTGTTCAGTTTTTTGCGGCGACGACGGACGGGACCTCGACAGTGGATGGGTTCATGGTCGATGCAGGTACCCTGCTGGTTCTGGGGACTCAGGCCGATGAGACGTTCGACTTGGGGGGTCCAGCCGAGCTGTTTCGTGACTCCGCTGGAGTCACCTTCGATGGCGACGGCGGCGCAAACACGCTTCGGTTCCGTGACGCGGCGACGCCCACCGATGTCACGGGAGCCGTCTTTGCGGCGAGCCGGTTCGGGACCATTTTGCTGGCAGCCGGCGGATCGCAGACGCTGGTGATTGATTCCAATGCGATCGACCAACTCTCACCGATCAACCGGGTCGTACAAGTGGGTGGCAGTATCAATGCTTCGATGGAATTCACCGATCCGGCCGATTGGCAAATGGGTCCACCACAAATCCGCAACGGAGTTTTTCTTCGTACTGTCGTCAGTCAAGTCGATTCGACCAGCCGGACGATTGAAGCGGGATTACCAAATCCCTGGCAGAATTTGGTTCGCAAACATGATGTGAACAACGATCGCCAAGTGACCGCCAACGATGCGTTACAAGTGATCAACGAGCTTAAGGCACGAGACTATTCCGTGGCCAATGGCCTATTGACCCCTCCTATCAACGTCACTCCATGGCCAAATCAGTACTTCGACGTCAGTGGTGACAATCACGTTAGCGCCTTGGATGCCTTGATGGTGATTAATCTGTTGGCCGAGCCGAGTCTTGCCGGCGGGGGCGAGTCAGAACCGATCGCAGCCGCATTGTGGCTTGAGGACGCTTGGGCCAAGAATCGGTATCGGTAG
- a CDS encoding AAA family ATPase produces the protein MTREAFETSRQLRENIEQVVFGKPDVVQMLIVALLAGEHILLEDVPGVGKTLAAKALAHSIDGKFSRLQFTPDLLPSDITGSMIYRSDRREFEFSPGPIFANVVLADEINRAPPRTQSALLEAMSEGSVSVDGVTHALPQPFIVVATQNPFEFEGTYALPESQLDRFLLRTSLGYPQRNWELQVLQTHRSGEPVDQLQSVATTEAVLQAQRTVRNAAFEESLVGYLLDIVDATRNHDGFQFGVSTRGALSFYRGCQARAITDAREFVIPDDIKALAVATLAHRVVHDSVFQGPSREMVENQIAAILEKVPVPT, from the coding sequence ATGACGCGAGAAGCATTTGAAACCTCGCGTCAACTTCGCGAAAACATTGAGCAGGTCGTTTTTGGGAAGCCTGATGTCGTGCAAATGTTGATCGTCGCACTTTTGGCGGGTGAGCATATTTTGCTTGAAGATGTCCCCGGCGTGGGCAAGACTTTGGCAGCAAAAGCGCTTGCCCACTCCATCGATGGCAAGTTTTCGCGTTTGCAATTCACGCCCGATTTGCTGCCCAGCGATATCACGGGCAGTATGATCTACCGGAGTGATCGTCGCGAATTTGAGTTCAGCCCCGGGCCGATCTTTGCCAACGTGGTCTTGGCCGACGAGATCAATCGCGCCCCACCGCGAACTCAATCTGCATTGCTTGAAGCGATGAGCGAGGGGAGTGTTTCGGTCGACGGTGTCACTCACGCATTGCCCCAACCCTTTATTGTTGTCGCCACCCAGAATCCATTTGAATTCGAAGGAACCTACGCACTTCCCGAAAGCCAACTTGACCGCTTCCTGCTTCGTACTTCGTTGGGTTATCCACAGCGGAATTGGGAACTGCAAGTGTTGCAGACACACCGTAGCGGCGAGCCGGTTGACCAGTTGCAGTCTGTTGCAACGACCGAAGCAGTCTTGCAGGCTCAGCGAACGGTCCGGAATGCCGCCTTCGAAGAGAGTCTCGTCGGCTATCTGTTGGACATCGTCGATGCAACCCGAAATCACGATGGCTTCCAATTTGGCGTCAGCACGCGAGGTGCACTCAGTTTTTACCGAGGGTGCCAAGCCAGGGCGATTACCGACGCACGCGAATTCGTGATCCCCGATGATATCAAAGCGTTGGCCGTTGCAACCTTGGCACATCGTGTGGTTCATGACAGCGTGTTTCAGGGACCCAGTCGAGAGATGGTCGAGAATCAGATTGCCGCAATTTTGGAAAAGGTCCCCGTGCCAACGTGA
- a CDS encoding DUF58 domain-containing protein: MSDLRRKIRLTRLGAHFVFVGCFAMLGGALRGFNLLLVVAGLIIGALLMQWRWARSACESMSLERQLPDEVFAGQSLRIHYQVANHNRWLTIWLLGIEDRVSVARSGVIQPMRTSLSKIRRGATLTVPLEMVATERGQLTFGPSVLSTSFPLDLLAARIEDKRQPTQLVYPRLFELKRGWQRLLSSRHGGMSNPIQRSGRSEGDFMGLREYRIGDKLRWIHWRTTARMDEPVVCQYDQPRRYDLCLLVDAYLPTPHADDGHVEDAISVAATIVVQLAAVGSNRIVLAIAGRDPVAAPASGSIESQRRLLAMLARAEATKNPLFADAMLKARSTAGRFRDMVVISPRSIEDAMSELPEQTGAQLGTWLRRGALRWVNVSDPQSSPCFHVS, from the coding sequence TTGTCTGATCTTCGACGAAAGATTCGGCTGACTCGGCTGGGAGCCCATTTTGTCTTTGTCGGGTGTTTCGCAATGCTCGGGGGAGCGCTGCGCGGTTTCAACTTGCTGCTTGTCGTTGCCGGTTTGATCATCGGAGCATTATTGATGCAGTGGCGCTGGGCTCGAAGTGCCTGCGAATCGATGTCACTCGAACGACAATTGCCCGACGAGGTTTTTGCCGGTCAATCACTTCGGATTCATTACCAGGTTGCGAACCACAATCGATGGTTGACCATTTGGTTGTTAGGCATTGAAGACCGAGTCTCGGTGGCCCGCAGCGGTGTAATCCAGCCTATGCGAACATCGCTGTCCAAAATTCGCCGTGGTGCGACGCTCACCGTGCCGTTGGAAATGGTGGCCACGGAGCGTGGGCAGTTGACCTTTGGCCCCTCCGTTCTGTCGACCTCGTTCCCGCTCGACCTATTGGCGGCTCGCATTGAGGACAAGCGACAACCGACACAATTGGTTTACCCGAGGTTGTTCGAATTGAAGCGGGGGTGGCAGCGTTTGCTATCAAGCCGTCACGGCGGAATGTCCAACCCGATCCAGCGAAGCGGGCGTTCCGAAGGCGACTTCATGGGACTGCGTGAGTATCGTATCGGTGACAAATTGCGGTGGATCCATTGGCGAACCACCGCTCGCATGGATGAACCGGTGGTGTGCCAATACGATCAACCACGTCGTTATGATCTGTGCCTGTTGGTCGATGCCTATCTGCCGACACCGCACGCGGATGATGGACACGTTGAAGACGCGATCAGCGTCGCCGCCACGATTGTTGTTCAATTGGCAGCGGTGGGGTCGAACCGGATCGTTCTTGCGATTGCTGGACGCGATCCGGTTGCGGCGCCAGCGAGCGGGTCGATCGAGAGCCAACGACGGTTGTTGGCGATGCTGGCCCGCGCCGAAGCGACGAAGAATCCGTTGTTTGCAGACGCGATGCTCAAGGCTCGCAGCACGGCAGGCCGTTTTCGTGATATGGTCGTCATCAGCCCGCGTTCCATCGAGGATGCGATGTCGGAATTGCCCGAGCAGACGGGCGCCCAACTCGGTACTTGGCTCCGTCGCGGTGCGCTTCGTTGGGTCAACGTCTCGGATCCCCAAAGCAGCCCCTGTTTCCATGTCTCTTGA